ACCTTTCTTAAATCCACACTTCATGGGTTTCTGAGTTTAGAGACACGTTCGGGTTTAAAAATTGACCAATCAATATTTAGGGTCAGATGAAAATCAAACACAAGCTGGTCCAACCCGGTCCACAAACACCCCTAATAGCAAATGTTGGTTCAGTTGATAAAGACAGATCGCTTCCCCTATGAAGGTTGTATGATTGATTCCCCTTGTTATGTTGTGGGTGATTTGTAAGTATCAAGCAATTCAAGGTTCTGAAGACATGTCATGGACTCATGGTCCATGGCGATGATCGATCTAAACCCTCCAAACTTTCTAAAATAAGAAGAaagataattttgaaaaaaaaaatagatgagGGGAGCAGAAGCATAAGTGGTCCAATTTTATCTGataaatggatttttttttcaagaattaaggaaaaaaaaaacattgagaATGCTAAAGAAGAGGTGGAGGTTGGTCGTTGTCTTATCGCAAGGAAAGATGAGGAGGGTAGTTATTTGTGTGAGGGAAACACACTTCAAATTTTCAGCTCCATACAACACCAACACTCTCTGTGGAGTGTGCAGTCATACCTCACAAGAAGCATGGCAAGACTGGTGGTACCCCAACAGAACCAACTTTCTTTCTCTCCTTTAGCTTCCTCTCTTTCTGATTTCAGCGGAACCAGACTTCAAACTCAAATACAGGTTCTTCACTTCGCTCTTTCTCTCTCTGTGTATATAGTTGTAACTTATAAACATCATGACTGTGATTTCGTGGACTAATTGTCTTCATTTAATTTCAAAGTCAATCCCATGTGGGTGTTTGTAGAGTTATCTCCCTTAACATGTGTGTAATAAGACGGGGGTTGTTTGTCAATGACATTGTATTCTGTATTACTAGTACCGAATTCTTGTATTTTTTTCTGTTGAGTTGACTGAATTATACATTTTCCACAAGCTGAGTTAACAAGTGCAAGAATTTAGTACTGGTATAATGTTTGTATGGACTTCTCTTTGCACTCAGAAATTACTCGCAGAAGCTTTTCCCTATAAGTCATTTTCGCTTtataatcaattgtagaagcaTACTCAAATGTGCATTTAAATCAATTTTGGATGACAATATAGATGTTTGAGAGTCATTTTGGAGAATTGATCTCagtcccaaaatcaattctgctaGAAGCTAGAGAGAGTAAATTCTGCGCTTATCACATTTTACAACTGGATTTCACAACATTATCCTACAAAAACCAATTTTTTTCATGAACATAtcgaaacataaatcaattcattTACCATAAGCAATTTTGccaaaattaatattatcaaAATCATCTGTGGACTACACTGATCCAAACACGCACTTGATCCCCTACTCCGGGCTTGCTTATTTTGTTACAGTTCAGAAGAAAAGCATGGCAGCCAAAGGGCTTTCACGTCTCAGCATCAAGCACCAAGAAAATCCTCATAATGGGAGGCACCAGGTTTATTGGTGTGTTTTTGTCTAGGCTCCTTGTCAAAGAGGGTCACCAGGTATGACTTGCACATATTTAGTGCTACTAAAAGGAAATTTTGGAAGCCTTATGAAGGAAACCAACCTTAGCTTTTGAATTTGGCAGGTGACTTTATTTACAAGAGGAAAAGCACCAATCACTCAACAATTGCCAGGTGAATCAGACAGTGACTTCTCTGACTTTTCCTCCAAGGTATGCTAATTGTGAATGTAAATATTAGACTAGTCTTCCTGTAAGCCATGAGGTGATGCATTTCATCTTTGTTACCATCATACCGGAACCTGAAGCATTCGTTCTGTGTAATATCTTTTTATTTCCCAGATCAAGCATTTGAAAGGAGACAGGAAGGACTATGATTTTGTAAAATCCAGTCTCTCAGCAGAAGGatttgatgttgtttatgacaTAAATGGTATGCAGATTCCTACTTGCTCACACCTTCTATGCTTATTGTTTACCTTATTGAATAATGAAACTACTAATTCATTATATATCTTACTCTTAATGTTATATCATATTTTTTCATAATGTGTCTCTTCATATTCAAATCATGACTTGAGCATATGTTTTCAGGACGAGAggcagaggaagttgagcccaTAATAGAAGCTTTGCCTAATCTGGAACAGTAAGCTATAGTAATATTTGATATATTCTAGAAGTCTAATCAGCTATAAATTCTAATTCTCACAGATCTATTTATCAATTAGTTATTTAGTCAATCAAATTTAAGAATCAATTTAACTATATTaacaaaaatatcatttttcatgCAATTTCATTGTAGAAAGTCATTTGCAGCAGAGATAATGTGTAGAGTTCCCCAATTCTTTGCCTCATCACAGCCTTTGAAATCTAGATAAAACTATCAATTATTCAGCCATGCCCTTCATTTTCTTAGATGTGTAGAAATTTGAACTTGCTATCAATTAGATGGCTCAGAGTACTgacgatatatatatatatatcaaagtACTATAAAAATGACTTCGCTTTTATTTTCAAAGTAAGTCTaagaggaatagaagttaaTGTTAACAACTAACAACGTTAAGAGTGTCAGAATCTGTATAACAATTGATATTTTAACTAAATGGATTCTTTCATTTAAAAAAGGAAGACTTGTATAAGCTCAAAGATACATTTTAACTTCACGGATGCATAATTGTAAATTCTGAGTGTATATAAAGTCTCTATAGCAATATTTTGTTCTTTTCATCCAATCTAAGTTTTGTTAATGAATAACTGTGTGTTCCAAATGTCAGGTTCATTTACTGCTCTTCTGCTGGTGTTTATCTCAAATCTGATTTACTACCTCATGCTGAGGTACATTTTATTACACCTTCCATCCCCGAATTGTACTTATTTTATGCACATCCAAATGTCCTTGTCTACAATTTAACTCGGTGGTTCTTGGTGATAGGTTGATGCAGTTGATCCTAAGAGCAGGCATAAGGGAAAGCTTGAGACAGAGAGCTTGCTGCAATCAAAGGATGTTAATTGGACTTCTATAAGGCCAGTCTACATCTATGGACCCTTGAACTACAACCCTGTTGAAGAGTGGTTCTTCCACAGATTGAAAGCCGGTCGCCCAATCCCCATTCCGGGCTCAGGAATACAGATAACACAACTCGGTCATGTCAAGGTATGAAACTTTCAATGTTACTAGGTGTGAAACCATGCCTACTATGTCCCATTTTTGTAATTTGTAGCCCTGGAAGCAGAAATATTTGATTCAAGCTACCTTTCTTTACGCTATTTCCGTTTTATCAGAACAGAAAATTTTAAATGCTTTTTCTTCCAAGTTGCTTTTGAAGATTGATGAATGGCATCTTGTGATTTTGGCTAAATTATGGTTCAATTGTGACAGGATTTGGCAACAGTATTTGTTCAGGTTCTTGGTAATGATAAGGCCAGCAAACAAGTATTCAACATCGCAGGAGATAAGTATGTGACATTTGATGGATTAGCAAGAGCATGTGCTAAGGTAAGCAATGCATGCCATCACATATTTATGGTGACAAGAAGTGAATCATGGAAACTTTCCTTGTGATCTGACTTTGAAAAAGTGTTTTTACAATCAgagttttcttttgttttgccattttttttcaGGCTGGTGGGTTTCCAGAGCCAGAGATCATTCACTACAACCCTAAAGATTTTGATTTTGGGAAAAAGAAGCCATTTCCATTCCGTGACCAGGTGAAATGACCACACCAATCTGATTAACTTTGCTATTCTATAAATGAAACATAGGTGATATTGTATTCTACACCCCTTTCCttacataaattaataaaagagCCAATTGTCGGCTTAGTCGGCAAGGATGAGCCGCTTCCCCTTAGAAGATTCTGAGCTCGATTCCCCTGTCAATGTGGAGGTTGTGTTGGTGGGCAATCTATAAGTATCTGACATATGGTTCTGGAGGCATGCCTTAGCCTGCGGTGGTGATCAGAGCCAAATCCACCTAAActtttttctattaaaaaaatcaataagaGAAAATGAATGCTACTTTTCAGTGGCGAaattatgatgaataatattggttcaattttattttttgtgcaGCATTTCTTTGCATCAGTTGACAAGGCAAAGAGCGTGCTTGGATGGGAACCTGAATTTGGGCTTGTAGAAGGTCTTGCAGACTCATATAACCTGGACTTTGGTAGAGGAACTTTCAGGAAAGAGGCTGACTTTTCAACAGATGATATAATTCTGGGCAAGAGTCTTGTTAGCGTGTGATGACTCTTCTTTCAATTTTCAGTATTTCaacttataattaaaaaaaaaagagctattttccgATACAATGTCGTCACATAAAGTTGTGAAATATTCATGAATTTTTCATCCCGTAATCTTTTAGAAAATATTTGGTTTAtcttcaatttatttatttttgaaacaGGTTTATAATTCTAGTGCAATTTGAATTTCGGATTCAAATTTGCACAAGCAGTGGAATGTAGATTTCTCCAATAGTTAGGGCCGACTTAGGTTAGTGCGGGTTGACTTCGGGTTGGGTAGATCGGCGCCATGTTGGGAAGATCACCAATTCGGGTGTGTTATATTATTTAGGGTTTATagtcgattttagggttcatGTCGAGTTTAAAGTTTTGGACTGATTTTAAGATTTAGGGTAGATTTCATGGTTTAAGGCGTATCGGTGACGAGTCAAATGGGGGTGGTGTAGGGTTGCTCAGTTCATAATTAGGGTTAAGAGTTTAATAATTAGGTTTTAGGTCGGCCTGAGTCATCCAGCTTGTTCTCTGGTCTACCCAACCCCCGTTTGGTATTCAGTTTGATGAATGTGAAAGCACATTCACTCAACCCAACAAGTGTATTCTGTTGGCTGAATGGGCATTGAAAATCGTGATCTCAAATTCCAATGCTTCAAACAGACTTCTTAGAACCAATGTTAGTGCAAAAATAAGGCTCAGGATCCTCACAATATTACTAATATTTGTGGAGATCCGTTGGAGATTAAATGCAGCAAATTAAATCAAGCACAGTAAATGTGTGACAAATCATGAAGCTTCAACATATATTCACAATATTACTAATATTAGTGGAGATAATGTTGATTAAATTTACTAATTTTTGCAAATTAAATTAGCATATCAACCACATTAAATGTCAGGTCAAACAAGAAATTTGAACAGAGGATTAAATGTAGCAATCAACTACATTAAAATGTcggtaaattctgtggtaccctgaaATTCTTTTGGGTACGGTACCCCAACTAgatgaaattgtgaaattgaagggcaaagaaagagagaagattAGACCTTTTAACTTTTGTTGGAATCTTAGACATCATGTCCGTTGTTCCAGCTCTTTTTAAGTCAGAATTTAGTGGTGGAAGTGGAAATGTATGCGATGTAAGAACAAGAGAGTTATTGACCATAATAAGAGTGAGATATGAAAATTGGTGTCTGGCGAACAACAAGATAATGAAATAATCTACTAaaatgctcatgaatgatggggcTAGAGGCTtttagaagttaaaaaaattggagATAACGTGGTTTGACATCATTTAAGGTACcataccctcatttaaattaATGTACCACAGCAACCACCTAAAATGTCATACAAATCATGAATCTTCAACAACAAATTAGACGATTATACTATATGCCATATCTTCACCAAAACAAAAGGTATCATATTATAAAgagaataaagaaaatcttGGTCTAATTTCCCTCAATCACTCCAATGTTATACAAACATAGTGGGGTCATAAAGCCCCAACAGAttcttttttgaaaaaggaAATAGGAAATAAAAGAGGAAAATTCATGCAAGATCacgtactccctccggtcctatttataagcaataaaaaaaaaattcacatagtttaagaaatgtagttaaactagataaaatgcattgaatttgtcttaaattaaaatgaacttccaaaattaccctttgttattagtgttggaaagtggaaaagagagagaataattaatgagacacattttacaagttagaattaataagggcatcattggaaaaaattaattaatatagctcaaactttcatttggttcttataaaaaggaccaagatttttcttctctttcatgcttataaataggaccggagggagtaatatatTATTGGCTGCTTTACTTGTGgaggaagaaaatgaaaggaGTAGGAAAAAAATTGgagtaattaattaaaataataataaagataagagtttaatttttatgcaccgacagtgtatcaaccaattaaattttaagaatgtgagaaaatctatctttttatttaatttcattaattgtttgacggtgtaaaaaaaatttacaccataggtgcatcatcctttttctctaAAGATAATGGTATATTCTCAATGGAATATTTTTCTATCCTACTAGTCAATTTCTTTTACCACAATTAGTCTAAGTTCTAGTTATTCAGTTGGTACAACAGTTGGGGCAAAAACAGTAGACTTTTCATTTTTAACTCAAAACCAAACAATCCAGAAATCCAATATTCATATGGTCGGTAACGTTTAAAAGAACATTATCCTAAATAAAATGCACATTTATAAACTAATGTTATATTTCATTTCATTATCCCTGTTATCCCTAATTGTCCATAAAGTGTACGATGATGACCTTATTAAATTTGTACGAGTTATGCTTTTGGACCAACTAACAATACCAGAAAAAACGACCATGCGCCGAGCCATTGTTGGTCCAACAAAGGTACACTAATCGCCACATGGCGCAACCAGGACCCTCCTTCAGAATCAAGCTGACACATGTTCCATCACAGATGGAGAAGTATTGGACGAAAAGGATTTAATGGACCCACTAAAAAAGTATAGAATTATGATTATTAAtagaaaggcttaattgcacttttggtcccccaactattgctttcctgcgaaaatcatccccaaacttcaaaattagcaaaagacgtcctccaactatacatgtcgttgcacttttggttttccgtccaacttCCATCCAAAACTTAACAGATTgctggaaaataaaataaaaaattcaaaaacccaAGTATCGATtggttcttcatctttttcaaacttCTTCATCATTAAATCTTATAAAACccagaatcttcatcttcataaaacaaaacccatatttttttttataaaaaaatctacaaATTCATGTTCCCCCACTTCAAAAATCCATCTTCCCGTCTCTCTTCTCCACCACATCCTCTTCTTGCTCCCTCACCTTTCCTCACCCACCTCCCTTGCTGTTGTTGCCGGAAGTTcgcagaaaaagaagaagacggGGTCGATGGCGAATTGGAACAATATGATGACGAAACAGAGACTGAAGACGAGGATTTGGAAACAGGAAGAGGCGAATTTGAAGATGCACAAGTTGTTGCTTGCAGATCTACATGCTCCGTCGCAGATCGAAGCAGTATAGGTTCAGATCAATGGATGGGTCGACTTCGCCGAGGAGGTGGGGGACGGCGTTGCGCTGGTGGGGTGAGATCTTGTTGGTTGTGATTTCAGGTATGAAGTTGAAAGTCTTTGGATCTGGGAAAGTTGGAGTCTTTGGACCTGGGAAATTTGATTtgaaaagaggaagaaaaataAAGGGAGAAGAAGGACGATGGAAGATGTGAGGGTGTTTTAAGATTTCAGAGTTTAATATATCATTTGtttattcttcttttctctGGGATGAAAGAGTTAGTGTATATATCaaagtgtttaaaaaaaaagttggagTTTTTTCCAATTGAGGGGTTAGGTTTCAACAGCTTTGCATCTAGGTTTTTGTGAAGCTTTGGTGCGGTGGTGGCTGGGGTTTTTTTGTGTTGATGCTGGTTGGGGGGTGCGGTGGTGTTGATAAAATAGTATAGGGGGATTAGAGAAAGATCGAATGAATGCGCCATAGTTCAAAACCctgcaaatttaaaaaattcatgGTTATAGAGGGGGATTAAATTCAATGCCTCAGAATTTATGCTTGTTTAATTGTTAGTTTGTAATGAGATTCTTGAATCTGGATTTGATTTTTGTCTTTTCTGTAATTCTCTGGGTTTGAAGGtatgaagaagataaagatgatgaagttttttattatttttttattttttaatccagAAAACGtagaaaacgttagttttctcacggaagttggacggaaaaccaaaagtgcaacgacgtgtatagttggaggacttttttgctaattttgaagtttggggacgatttttgcaggaaggcaatagttgggggaccaaaaatgcaattaagcctaatagaaaaagaaaattaaatagtGTATAATGAGCGATG
This is a stretch of genomic DNA from Lotus japonicus ecotype B-129 chromosome 1, LjGifu_v1.2. It encodes these proteins:
- the LOC130730925 gene encoding chloroplast stem-loop binding protein of 41 kDa b, chloroplastic, with protein sequence MARLVVPQQNQLSFSPLASSLSDFSGTRLQTQIQFRRKAWQPKGFHVSASSTKKILIMGGTRFIGVFLSRLLVKEGHQVTLFTRGKAPITQQLPGESDSDFSDFSSKIKHLKGDRKDYDFVKSSLSAEGFDVVYDINGREAEEVEPIIEALPNLEQFIYCSSAGVYLKSDLLPHAEVDAVDPKSRHKGKLETESLLQSKDVNWTSIRPVYIYGPLNYNPVEEWFFHRLKAGRPIPIPGSGIQITQLGHVKDLATVFVQVLGNDKASKQVFNIAGDKYVTFDGLARACAKAGGFPEPEIIHYNPKDFDFGKKKPFPFRDQHFFASVDKAKSVLGWEPEFGLVEGLADSYNLDFGRGTFRKEADFSTDDIILGKSLVSV